Genomic DNA from Pirellulales bacterium:
GCATTCCCAAGGGTTTGTTCTCATTTCCCAGAATACAGGCAAAGGGACCGATCGAATCGCTCGTTTCGTTACAATGCCGTTAGGGGAAGCTCTCGACTTGCAAAAGCCCAGCCAAGGTAGCGGCACTCATCCAGGCGGTTTCCAGCGTTTCGATGTAGTCCAAGTTGACCTGGGTGAGGGCCCTCTGGGCTTGCAATACGGGCGCCACGTCCATCTGGCCGACGTCGTAGGCGTTTCGCACTAACCTCTGGGTCCGCTCGGCGGTCGGCAGAATCTCCTCGCCGATGCGGAGCGAGCGATCGCGGGCTGTGCGATATGTGGCCAGCGTTTCGGCCGCTTGCCGCAGCAGGTCGTTCTGCAAGACGCCCACCGAGGCCACCGAATCGCGAATGTTGGCGTTGGCCGCGCGGATGTTGCCCTGGTTGAGATTCCACACCGGGATATTCATCTGCATGTTGATCCACAACTGCGCCCCGTTGCCGCCGTTGCTGCCAGAACTGGGGCCAAAAGCGATCGCCGGGCCCACGTAGGGATTCGGGTATGGTTCCACGCGCGCCCGCTGATAGAGGAACCGGTTCTGGGCAATTTGCAATTGCGCTTCGACCACCGCAGCATTGCGCGTGGCGATGAACTGCCGCATCGGTTCCTCGTCGAACTTCGGCAAATTGGCTGTTAAATCTCCCAGGGCGTCTTGAATCGGAAAGGCGGGAATCCCCATCGTGGCAGCCAGCGCCCGCCGGGCACCGGCCAGGATGGTGCGCGAGTTCTCTAGCGCGATCTGCGCTTGTTGCAACTCGGTGAGGAGCAGCAGCACGTCGGTCTCGGCAACTTGCCCGGCCTTCTCTCGTTGCTGCGCCGCGGAGTGAGATTTCGAGGCGATCTGCACCAATTGTTCGAGCACCGCGACGCGGCGTTCCTGCGCCAGCATATGATAAAACTGCTGTCGCACCGCGGTTAGTAGCTCGAACCGTTGCCGGATGTAACCCATCCGCGCTTGTTCGACGTCTTGCATCGCGGCCGCGCGATCTAGACGCAACTTTCCCTTGACCGGCACTTCCTGACAGAAGCCCGCGTTGTACTGGCTTTGGCCACCGGCAAAGACTTGCGGATTGTTGGTATCATAGCGCGGGTTGGGCGGAATGCCTGCCTGGATGGCGATGCCCATCTTGGAATCGATCTGCGCGCGCGCTCTTACCAGGATGGGATTGTTGCGTACGGCGAGCTCGCTGGCCTGATCCAACGTCAGCGAAGCGCCTTCTGGGGCGGCGATGCTCACTCCCTGGCCCGATTGCACTGGACGCGGCACGACCTCTTCGTATCCGCCGCCGGCTGGTGGGAGACTCTGCATGGCGACGCGCGTCGCACGGCTGGAAGTTGCTCGCTGCTGCGATTGCTGTGCTAGCAGAACGTGCTGCGTGCTGGCGACGACGCCAAGAACAACAGCAACCTTTTGCCACAGGCGAATCACAAGATGCGCTCCCAATGAACGTAGTGTCTCTGCACTAATCTCGGTCCCGCAAATTCAGCAATCGAGTCAAAACCGGCCTTTCGGTGCAGGGGTCCCAGACCTCCAGGCTTCTATGCATTTGCGAAATCTGGCGAACTGCTGAAGATTTGCGGCGATGGCACTCGCGTAAAACCCGGGCGTTTTCGGCCTGGAATCCGTGTGAGCAGTTGGTTACACTCCGCCACCTTTCCTTACCGGCGACAGTCGTGACGCCGTGAGACACTAATCCCTGTTTCCGTTGCCTAGCGCAGGTTCGTGCACCGGCCGCGTGCCGCGTGAACGTTTGCGCGCGACGTTCCCAGCGAGGGACCGTGGCGGCGCAAGGCCTGCCCGATTAGGAGACGCTATGCAGAAGCGACATGCGGTCATCGGCCTGCTGCTGCTGGCTTCAGCCGGTTCGTCCGTGCTGGCCGCGCCGCCGTGGAACAAGCTCGATCTGTTTCACCGGCTGGAGGCCGATCCGGACAAGTCGTACCCGCTCGCTGAGCGGAACGGACCCTGGATGATCATGGCCATGACGTTCTCGGGCCCGAACGCCGAGGAACAATCGCGGGAGCTTGTCTACGAGCTGCGCAGCCGCTTTAAGCTGGCGGCCTATACGAAAGAAATGCATTTCGACCACACGACAGATAAAAACGGCAAGCAGACCGGCGCCGCGGCGCGACGAGTACGCTATCGACTCAACGAGATGACCGAAATTGCCGTCCTCGTTGGCGATTTCCCCTCCATCGACGATAACGCAGCGCAGAAAACTTTGGACAAGATCAAGCTCATGCAGCCGGACTGCCTCGACTTGGAAAAACGCGCCAAGGAGGGCAAGCCAGACAGCCGCACGTTGGGTCAACTGCGGATGATTCAGCAGGCCGTGCTGCCGAACAGCAGCGCGCGCAAAGGACGCGGCCCGATGCGGCAGGCATTTATCACGACCAATCCGCTCTTGCCCGACGAGTATTTTGCTCCCAAGGGGATCGATCGGTTGGTGCTCGATATGAATCAACCGGTGAAATTCAGCCTGCTCGATTGCCCGGGAAAATATACCGTCAAGGTGGCCACCTTCACGGGGCGCGTCGTGATCGACCAGAAGCAAATCGAGGAGATCGAAAAGAAGGGCAAGCCCTTCGACAGCCAGTTGGCCCTAGCGGCTGAAAAAGCCCACAAGTTAACGATGGCGCTACGGCAAAAGAACTATCAGGCGTACGAATTCCACGATCGCTACGCCAGCATCGTCACCATCGGCAGCTTCAACTCGGTAGGCACGCCGCGCGCGGACGGTAAGATCGAAATCAATCCCGAGGCGCACGCCATCATGGAAACCTTCGGCGCCGATAAGAAAGTCGTGCCAGGCCAGGTCGCCGCGCAGCTGGGGAATCCAAAGCTCGAAGCGGGTATCCCGCTCGATATTCAACCGATGCTGGTCGAGGTGCCCAAGCGGTCGATCAGTGCTCAGTACGAGCGCCCCACATTGACCAGCCGCTTCTGACGCGACGTGCGACCGGTACAATGCGGGCTGCCGGCGCAGCGTCGCCGCTCCGACACGATACAGCGTGCGCCGTGGCACACTGCGACTTCGCGCCGTTGTATAACCTGTCGCTTCGAGAATGCCATGCGCTGGCCCCTTGTGCTAGGAACTCACAACCGAAAAAAAGGGCTCGAGTTGGCCGAGCTGGTCGCGCCGCTGGGAATCGAAGTGCGCACGCTGGCCGACTTTCCGCAGCCGTTGACCGTCGTTGAAGATGGCGACAGCTTCGCCGCGAACGCGCAGAAAAAAGCCACCCAGCAAGCGCGGCATCTGCACGCGTGGGTATTGGGCGAGGATAGCGGTCTAGTCGTCGACGCCTTGGGCGGAGCACCCGGAATCTATTCGGCGCGGTTCTCTGGACCCGACGCGACCGACGACAAGAATAACGTGCGCTTATTGGCCGACCTGGCCGATATTCCAGCGGCACGCCGCACGGCACACTACATCTGCCACGCAACGCTCGCCAATCCGGCGGGCCAGGTGATCGCCGAAGCCGAAGACACCTGCCAGGGTTTCATTCTGCTTGCGCCGCGTGGATCGGCGGGCTTCGGTTACGATCCCTTGTTCGAGATCGTCGAGTATCACCGTACGTTCGCCGAACTTGGTAACGCGGTGAAGGCTTGCCTCAGTCACCGGGCCAGAGCGTTGCGCAAGCTGCTGCCCAGCCTGCCAGCGCTGCTCGAAGCCTGAGCGGTCGTAGATCGTCAGGCTCCGTGCATTCTTGTGCGGTGGCAAAAAAAAGAGCGGACGATCCAGGCGCTACTGGACCGTCCGCCAATCGAGTTCGCCGCATGTCTGCAGCGAACTCGGCTAGCTCCCTTGAGGGGAGAAGTATTCTCAAACAGCTGATTAGCAGGTGCAGCAGCAGCAAGGCATGCCGCCGAAGCACACGCAGCACATGCAACCGGCCTTCATGCAGCTGCTTACGCAGTCGCAGCAGGCTTGCAGCATCTCGCAGCAGGCCTTATCGCCCGAGGTGCAGGTGACGCACACGCCGTCCTTGGTCATTTCGCATTTGCAATTGCACATGGCGAAATTGCACTGGCACATGACCATGCCATTCATCATGCAGCTGCAGCTGCACATGCCACTGGAAAGCATGCGGCAAATGTTCTGCAGCGTGCCGCACGACACTTCGTCATCGGTCGAGCAGGTCATCTTGATGCCGCCGCTGCACTTCTCCATCTTCATTTTGCACTGCGGCACCATCGCCATGCCGGGGGCCATGGCGGGCATTCCGGACATTGGCAACGAGCCACTCGTCATCCCAGGCATCGACATGGGACGGTCCACCATCATCATGGACATTGCAGACTCCTTTCAAAATAGAGGGGCCAGTCAAACTGCAAGGCGGTAAACCGCCTGCAGCTTGTACCGGCCGGCAACTCGACCGCGCTCCTCTGGATTGCCCAGTCAGATAACGCGACGTTCGTTGAGTGATACCTCCCGCAAGACGGGTCGGCTTTTCCGGCGATTGCTGTCAGAAATGTAGATAACCGGACAGATATACGCAAGTCTTTTTCCCAACACGGCTTAAACTGACAGCACCGGAATCAACTTTGTAAACAACGCCGATGGGGTAACGAGTATGGCCAGGTCAGCGTCGACTTGGGCTTCGCCACGGGGGGAACTCATGTCACCACGGGACTCTGCTCGATAAAAGACTTGGAACAGTCGTGCCCGAGAAGCGGAATCTGCCGGCCGTTCCGCCCCGCCACAGCACGCGAGTCTGCCGTGCTGTCCTTTCACGATCTCAAACCCCGCGGACGACCCATGACCACGACGCTTGCACCGGTCGACGTCCTGTCATTGATTGGCAATACGCCGCTCGTCGAATTGCACTCGTTCGATGTCGGGCCTTGCCAGCTGTTCGTCAAATTGGAAAGCCACAATCCTGGCGGATCGATCAAGGATCGCATCGGCCGGTCGATGATCGAAGCGGCCGAGCGAGACGGAAAGATCGGCCCCGGGTCGACACTCGTCGAGGCCACGGCCGGCAATACGGGGTTGGGCTTGGCCTTGGTGGCCGCGCGCAAGGGATACCGCCTGGTGCTGGTGATTCCCGATAAGATGAGCCGCGAGAAGGTCTTTCACCTGCGGGCCCTGGGGGCCGAGGTTGTCATGACTCGCAGCGACGTGGGCAGGGGCCATCCACAGTATTATCAGGACCTGGCCGAGCGCATTACACGCGAGACGCCGGGCGCCTTCTACATCAACCAATTCAATAATCCCGCCAATCCGCTGGCGCACGAAACGACGACGGGTCCCGAAATCTGGGAGCAATGCGGGCACGACCTTGATGCCGTCGTGTGCGGCGTCGGTTCAGGGGGCACGCTGACCGGCCTGAGCCGTTACTTTGCCGAACACGCACCCGACGTGGCCATGGTGCTTGCCGATCCGGCCGGCTCGGTGTTGGCCGAATTTCTGCAAACAGGCCGCATTGGCGAGGCCGGTTCCTGGGTGGTCGAAGGCATTGGCGAAGACTTCATCCCGCCGATCGCGGATCTGTCGCGCGTGCGACAAGCCTTTACGGTCAACGACGCGGAAAGCCTGCTGACGGCCCGCGAGCTATTGCGGCGCGAAGGCATCCTGGCCGGATCCTCGTCAGGAACACTGGTGGCCGCGGCATTGCGCTACTGCCGCGAGCAAAGTCAGCCGCGCCGCGTGGTGACCTTCGTGTGCGATTCGGGCAACAAGTATCTCTCCAAAATGTTCAACGACTTCTGGTTGGCGGACCACGGGTTCTCGAAGGCGCATCCCCTGGGGGACCTGCGCGACGTGATTTCGCGCCGTTTTGCCGACGGCGCCGTGGTCAGCGTCACGCCCGACGAGCCGCTGGCGATCGCCTATTCGCGCATGCGGATGTACGACATCTCGCAATTGCCCGTGATTGATCACAAGCAAATCGTCGGTCTGCTCGACGAATCCGACCTGCTGCTGGCCGCGTCAACCGATATCGAAGCATTCCGCCGGCCCTGTCGCGATTGCATGACCACGCGGCTGGAAACGGTCTCGCGGCAGGCGACTTTGCACGAGCTGCTGCCCATGCTGAACGCAGGCAAAGTCGTAATAGTGGCCGACGACAACGAATTTCACGGCTTGATCACGCGCGTCGACATGTTGAACTATCTGCGGCGCGAACGCCGCGCCGCGTAAACGCTTCGCACGAACGAAATTGAACCACGGAGACGCGGAGACACGGAGAAATGCAATGCAAAATGATGACTGCGAAATGATGAAGAACTGAGACGAACTGAAAGACGGCCGACCCTTGTTCATTCATCATTCATCATTTTGCATTCATCATTGCATTTCTCCGTGTCTCTGTGCCTCCGTGGTGAACCCTTAATCGCCTTAAAGTCAGGCGCATAAACAAGGAAATCGCGATGAGCACTGTGAGCGAGTTTTTCACGTCTGTGGCGTCCTGGCCGTCGTTAGTGCTACGCCGGGGCGACGCGC
This window encodes:
- a CDS encoding non-canonical purine NTP pyrophosphatase; protein product: MRWPLVLGTHNRKKGLELAELVAPLGIEVRTLADFPQPLTVVEDGDSFAANAQKKATQQARHLHAWVLGEDSGLVVDALGGAPGIYSARFSGPDATDDKNNVRLLADLADIPAARRTAHYICHATLANPAGQVIAEAEDTCQGFILLAPRGSAGFGYDPLFEIVEYHRTFAELGNAVKACLSHRARALRKLLPSLPALLEA
- a CDS encoding pyridoxal-phosphate dependent enzyme — protein: MTTTLAPVDVLSLIGNTPLVELHSFDVGPCQLFVKLESHNPGGSIKDRIGRSMIEAAERDGKIGPGSTLVEATAGNTGLGLALVAARKGYRLVLVIPDKMSREKVFHLRALGAEVVMTRSDVGRGHPQYYQDLAERITRETPGAFYINQFNNPANPLAHETTTGPEIWEQCGHDLDAVVCGVGSGGTLTGLSRYFAEHAPDVAMVLADPAGSVLAEFLQTGRIGEAGSWVVEGIGEDFIPPIADLSRVRQAFTVNDAESLLTARELLRREGILAGSSSGTLVAAALRYCREQSQPRRVVTFVCDSGNKYLSKMFNDFWLADHGFSKAHPLGDLRDVISRRFADGAVVSVTPDEPLAIAYSRMRMYDISQLPVIDHKQIVGLLDESDLLLAASTDIEAFRRPCRDCMTTRLETVSRQATLHELLPMLNAGKVVIVADDNEFHGLITRVDMLNYLRRERRAA
- a CDS encoding TolC family protein, translated to MIRLWQKVAVVLGVVASTQHVLLAQQSQQRATSSRATRVAMQSLPPAGGGYEEVVPRPVQSGQGVSIAAPEGASLTLDQASELAVRNNPILVRARAQIDSKMGIAIQAGIPPNPRYDTNNPQVFAGGQSQYNAGFCQEVPVKGKLRLDRAAAMQDVEQARMGYIRQRFELLTAVRQQFYHMLAQERRVAVLEQLVQIASKSHSAAQQREKAGQVAETDVLLLLTELQQAQIALENSRTILAGARRALAATMGIPAFPIQDALGDLTANLPKFDEEPMRQFIATRNAAVVEAQLQIAQNRFLYQRARVEPYPNPYVGPAIAFGPSSGSNGGNGAQLWINMQMNIPVWNLNQGNIRAANANIRDSVASVGVLQNDLLRQAAETLATYRTARDRSLRIGEEILPTAERTQRLVRNAYDVGQMDVAPVLQAQRALTQVNLDYIETLETAWMSAATLAGLLQVESFP